TTGGAGATGAAAGTGTATTATTAGTTGATGTTTCTGGACATTCTAATGGCACCATGGGTGTAATGGTTAGAAACAATGGAAAGTTTATTATTATTACTTCTGATAGTTGTTATAATCATAAATCATGGCAGGAGCTAAAACTTCCTGGAATAGCTAAAGATAGAGAAAGAGCTATGGCATCATTAAAATGGGTTCATGCTATGTCAAAAGATAAGAATTGCAAAGAAATCCTCGCAACACATGATGATGAAGTTGAGCCACATGTTATTACCTTATAAGAAAAATAAGAGGTGGATGTCGTGAGAAAATGTAAATTTAGGATGAGTAAAATAGCCAGTGAATTTAAGAAATGCAAAGGTGCTTTTATAGCCTTAGGTGATGAAACGAGACAGCAAATTATTCTGGCATTATTAGAAAGTGACTGTAGAGGAATAAGAGTTGGTGAGATTACAGAAAAAACAAATTTATCACGACCAGCAGTTTCTCATCATTTAAAGATATTAAAAGAAGCTGGAATAATTAATATGAGAAGAGAAGGAACAAAGAACTACTATTTTGTAGATGCAGACCAAAGTCAATGGAAGAGGATTTTAGAACTGGTACAACTTATATATAAAGCAGCTTGCGATATTAAGGAAAATGATTCAAGAAAAGAAGAACCGTGGTAATAAAAATAGTTATAGATTTAAAGTAGTAATTATATAATTACTACTTTTATTTTACATAAAATGTATTATAATTTAATTAATATTGTTTAAGGGATAGGGACATAAAAATGATTTTTAGAAAGAAAAATAAAACATATTACGTTGGGGAAAGAAAAAAAGACAAAAGGATTAGGGAGATTCCCATAGGTTTATTAATAGTATTAATTTTTATAGCTATTTATGCTAGTGCTAAGGGTAGCGAGTGTTTACTAAATGAGATGTTTAAAGATAAATTTCATGATTCTATATATGTTAATGTTTACGGAGCGGTTATTGATTGTATTATCTACTCTATTTGTGTTATTTTAATCGGTAATCAGTTTATAAATTATGACAAAGTAGAATGGCTAAATGATCCATTACGTAAATTTCATAAAAGAAAGAGATATCTAGAAGTAATAGGTAAAATTATTATAGTAATAATGGTTATATGGCAGATGTTACTTATTTGTTTTAATGTGTCAGATATGTGGGAAGATAATTATAAAAGTGTAAATATAAATATTAGTAAGTGTAAAATTTATTCATCAAAATTTAGTACTAGAAGTACAACTGAATATTATATAGATATAAGCAAGGATTTATCTATTGAATTAAATAGTACACAATATTATGAATTAGATAAACTAAAAGAAAAATATCCTGAGGCAAATATTAATATAAAGTATTTAGAAACGACAGAATTATTTTTAACTTATGAAAAATTAGATAGTAAATAATAAGGATAGGTGAAAATATGGATTTCAATAAATTATTGAATAGCGCGGAGTACGCATTTCTAAGAACTAATGAACATCTTGGAAATAATATTATTATGCTAGGGCTAGCCGGTAGTTATTCTTATGGTACTAATAATGAAAATAGTGATATTGATATAAGGGGCATTACCCTTAATAGAAAGTCCGACTTAATAGGAATGACTTATTTTGAACAATATGTCGATGATAATACTGATACATGTATTTATTCTTTTAACAAAATAATTAACCTATTATTAAACTGCAATCCTAATACCATAGAATTATTAGGGTTAAAACAAGAGCATTATTTATATTTAAATGATATTGGAAAAGAGCTAATTAATAATAAAAAGCTTTTTTTATCTAAAAGAGCTATACAATCATTTGGAGGATATGCCAGTGCACAACTAAGAAGACTACAAAATGCTCTAGCAAGAGATTCATATCCACAGGAAGAGAAGGAAAAGCATATATATAATTCGGTGAAAAATGCTATGAATACTTTTAATGATAGATATCAAGAGTTTCAGGAAGGTTCTTTAAAGATATATATCGATGAATCCAATAAAACAGATATGAAGAAAGAAATTTTTGTCGATGCTAATTTAAAACACTATCCTTTACGAGATTACAAAAATATTTGGGCTGAGATGAATAATATTGTTAAGGATTATGATAGAGCAGGAAAACGTAATAATAAAAAAGATGATAATCATCTTAATAAACATGCAATGCATTTGATAAGATTATTCATGATGGCTATTGATATTTTAGAAAAAGAGGAAATCAACACAT
Above is a genomic segment from Clostridium bornimense containing:
- a CDS encoding ArsR/SmtB family transcription factor — protein: MRKCKFRMSKIASEFKKCKGAFIALGDETRQQIILALLESDCRGIRVGEITEKTNLSRPAVSHHLKILKEAGIINMRREGTKNYYFVDADQSQWKRILELVQLIYKAACDIKENDSRKEEPW
- a CDS encoding nucleotidyltransferase domain-containing protein, which translates into the protein MDFNKLLNSAEYAFLRTNEHLGNNIIMLGLAGSYSYGTNNENSDIDIRGITLNRKSDLIGMTYFEQYVDDNTDTCIYSFNKIINLLLNCNPNTIELLGLKQEHYLYLNDIGKELINNKKLFLSKRAIQSFGGYASAQLRRLQNALARDSYPQEEKEKHIYNSVKNAMNTFNDRYQEFQEGSLKIYIDESNKTDMKKEIFVDANLKHYPLRDYKNIWAEMNNIVKDYDRAGKRNNKKDDNHLNKHAMHLIRLFMMAIDILEKEEINTYRENEQKLLLSIRNGKYQNSDGSFKEEFYEMIDDYEKRLDYASQNTSLPNEPNIKEIEEFMINVNEKVVSNKI